A genomic window from Punica granatum isolate Tunisia-2019 chromosome 2, ASM765513v2, whole genome shotgun sequence includes:
- the LOC116196730 gene encoding squalene monooxygenase SE2-like yields the protein MEYHYWMAGILGSWFGFLFLCSFFMTGKKKSGDESMEVVRGEEEVKSQKSFKCSAVDGICGDDQAEGSTEVIIVGAGVAGAALAYTLAKDGRRVRVIERDLTEPDRIVGELLQPGGYLKLQELDLADCVSTIDAQRVLGYALYKDGKHAQLSYPLEKFHSDVAGRGFHNGRFIQRMREKAATLPNVTLEQGTVTSLIEEKGTIKGVQYKTKDGQELKAYAPLTVVCDGCFSNLRRSLCKPKVDNPSHFVGLVLEDCNLPFPNHGHVILADPSPILFYPISSNEVRCLVDVPGQKLPSVASGEMAHYLKSVVAPQIPPEIYPSFIAAIEKGNIRSMPNRSMPATPEPTPGALLMGDAFNMRHPLTGGGMTVALSDIVVLRDLLRPLNDLNDAPTLCRYLESFYTLRKPVASTINTLAGALYKVFCASPDPARKEMRDACFDYLSLGGLCSNGPVSLLSGLNPRPLSLFCHFFAVAIYGVGRLMIPFPSPQRMWIGARLITGASGIIFPIIRDEGVRQMFFPVTVPAYHRAPPVH from the exons ATGGAGTACCATTATTGGATGGCTGGGATTCTGGGTTCTTGGTTCGGGTTCCTGTTCCTCTGCAGCTTCTTCATGacggggaagaagaagagtggCGATGAGTCCATGGAGGTTGTtcgaggagaagaagaagtgaAGAGCCAGAAATCGTTTAAGTGCTCTGCTGTTGATGGGATTTGCGGAGATGATCAGGCCGAGGGGAGCACAGAGGTCATCATTGTCGGTGCCGGAGTTGCCGGTGCTGCTCTTGCTTATACCCTTGCGAAG GATGGGCGCCGGGTCCGTGTGATCGAGAGGGACCTTACGGAGCCCGATAGGATTGTTGGTGAACTTCTACAGCCTGGAGGGTACCTCAAATTGCAGGAGCTGGACCTTGCAG ATTGCGTCAGCACGATCGATGCTCAGAGGGTGCTTGGGTATGCTCTGTACAAGGACGGGAAGCACGCACAGTTGTCTTATCCGCTTGAGAAGTTCCACTCAGATGTCGCTGGTAGAGGCTTCCACAATGGCCGGTTCATCCAACGGATGCGGGAAAAGGCTGCAACCCTCCCAAA CGTGACACTGGAGCAAGGAACAGTGACATCTCTGATCGAAGAGAAAGGAACCATAAAAGGAGTTCAATACAAGACAAAGGATGGACAGGAGCTGAAAGCTTACGCTCCATTGACGGTTGTGTGTGATGGGTGTTTCTCAAATCTGCGCCGGTCTCTCTGCAAGCCCAAG GTTGATAATCCTTCTCATTTCGTGGGATTGGTCTTGGAGGACTGCAACCTTCCATTCCCGAACCACGGGCACGTGATTTTGGCGGATCCCTCGCCCATCCTATTCTATCCCATCAGCAGCAATGAGGTTCGGTGCTTGGTTGATGTCCCTGGACAGAAGTTGCCCTCTGTTGCCAGTGGAGAAATGGCTCATTATCTGAAGTCAGTTGTGGCTCCTCAG ATCCCACCAGAAATCTACCCTTCCTTTATTGCTGCAATTGAGAAGGGGAACATCAGATCGATGCCGAACAGGAGTATGCCTGCCACTCCTGAACCGACTCCCGGGGCACTCCTTATGGGAGATGCCTTCAACATGAGGCATCCTCTGACTGGAGGAGGAATGACCGTGGCCCTGTCCGATATTGTCGTGCTGAGAGATCTCCTCCGCCCGCTCAATGATCTCAATGATGCTCCCACTCTCTGCAGATATCTCGAGTCCTTCTACACTCTTCGCAAG CCTGTGGCATCGACCATCAACACTCTAGCAGGAGCCCTCTACAAGGTCTTCTGCGCGTCCCCTGATCCAGCTAGAAAGGAAATGCGTGATGCGTGCTTCGACTACCTCAGCCTCGGGGGCTTGTGCTCGAATGGACCTGTCTCCCTCCTCTCGGGCCTGAACCCTCGCCCATTGAGCTTGTTCTGCCATTTCTTTGCAGTGGCCATTTATGGCGTTGGGCGATTGATGATCCCGTTCCCTTCGCCACAGCGTATGTGGATCGGCGCCAGACTGATCACG GGTGCTTCTGGGATCATCTTCCCAATAATAAGGGACGAAGGAGTGCGGCAGATGTTTTTCCCAGTGACGGTTCCGGCATATCACAGAGCTCCTCCGGTTCATTGA
- the LOC116195186 gene encoding uncharacterized protein LOC116195186 isoform X2: MGVAALAEETSSNGSGGGGVELYEDIEAPKFVDFTALDHYNPDDRYWFCSRVGCDQKHDDEMDPDEIYKKFVLRVMAARSPNVRLRKALTRKSTNATKCPFSAPPKPSRPRISRLAVLSSISKKLVDGKERTKPIGPITATPNPKTKKIPAVSNALTTPGNKKKRVLKPELFWSVRKPKENTVPLQSGKVVAKALTFQSPKKTVRKKTSSELDASVRKICAGITKLEITGQRKNIFGNENRMLPSDPPKKKLGAREVKSRVYDSLRSQKHKHNENGPSRCMKKKGIETKHMAGVRSATHDGSSETLVPSSEKDATENVLDSARDDGAVSATDKEGSHEVSENDDKENVSALNRNREQNEVPENDNMENASGPDNNRDPSESTMLGKQDTDGKIQKASQKVVQTLKENSANARSAHGGKYVKPRPTNPKPFRLRTDERGILKEANLEKKLLAPLKETSTTVSGFSGGNPLVKKHQNPQKRNGNVPGQSEDESSCQQNKVKIQQDRPRIRSKLSAVSGTLQRVGAQKQQRTPIITSQTQSRESIRRAKLLFLKQQSQRVVSKKKAMVSPMTCELRSTKGTSGKCMKPKKESKQNENAAKSTIKAATPARSRLMSCPRRPLTIPKEPNFHAVHVPKSCAQKSATLL, encoded by the exons ATGGGGGTGGCGGCTCTGGCGGAGGAGACCAGCAGCAACGGCAGTGGCGGAGGAGGAGTTGAGCTCTACGAGGACATCGAGGCCCCCAAGTTCGTGGACTTCACCGCACTCGATCACTACAACCCCGACGACCGCTACTGGTTCTGCTCCCGCGTTG GATGTGATCAAAAGCATGACGATGAGATGGACCCAGATGAAATCTACAAAAAATTTGTCCTCAGG GTTATGGCGGCAAGGAGTCCCAATGTCAGACTTCGCAAAGCGTTAACTCGAAAATCGACCAA TGCAACAAAGTGCCCGTTTTCTGCTCCTCCGAAGCCTTCCAGACCGAGGATATCGAGATTAGCTGTATTATCTTCAATCTCAAAGAAACTGGTGGATGGAAAAGAGAGGACGAAACCCATCGGCCCTATCACTGCAACTCCAAATCCTAAAACAAAGAAGATTCCTGCCGTATCTAATGCATTGACCACTCCAgggaacaagaagaagagagtCTTGAAACCCGAACTCTTTTGGAGTGTTAGGAAGCCGAAAGAGAATACTGTTCCACTGCAATCCGGAAAGGTGGTAGCGAAAGCTCTCACATTTCAATCTCCCAAGAAGACAGTGAGGAAGAAGACATCGTCAGAATTGGACGCATCAGTAAGAAAGATCTGTGCAGGGATAACGAAGCTTGAGATCACTGGCCAAAGGAAGAACATCTTCGGCAACGAGAACAGAATGTTGCCATCAGATCCTCCCAAGAAGAAACTGGGCGCCAGGGAGGTCAAAAGTCGGGTTTATGATTCGTTGAGGTCTCAAAAACACAAGCATAATGAAAATGGGCCTTCTAGATGTATGAAGAAGAAAGGCATCGAAACGAAGCACATGGCAGGTGTACGTTCAGCAACACATGATGGATCTTCAG AAACGTTAGTGCCAAGTTCAGAGAAGGACGCGACCGAGAATGTCCTCGACAGTGCTCGTGATGACGGTGCCGTAAGTGCTACTGATAAAGAAGGCAGCCATGAGGTCTCAGAGAATGATGACAAAGAAAATGTCTCTGCTCTCAACCGTAACAG AGAGCAAAATGAGGTTCCAGAGAATGACAACATGGAAAATGCCTCAGGTCCAGATAATAACAG AGATCCTTCTGAAAGCACGATGCTTGGCAAGCAAGATACCGATGGAAAGATTCAAAAG GCATCTCAAAAAGTCGTTCAGACTTTGAAAGAGAACTCTGCCAATGCAAGAAGTGCTCATGGTGGAAAGTACGTAAAACCGAGGCCAACCAATCCAAAACCCTTCAGGCTAAGAACTGAT GAAAGGGGAATATTGAAGGAAGCAAATTTGGAGAAAAAGCTCCTTGCACCTTTGAAAGAGACGAGTACGACAGTGTCAGGGTTTTCCGGCGGGAACCCGCTAGTCAAGAAACATCAGAATCCTCAGAAA AGGAATGGAAATGTCCCTGGACAAAGTGAagatgagagcagctgtcagCAGAATAAAGTGAAAATACAGCAGGATAGGCCT AGGATCAGAAGTAAACTCTCGGCCGTCTCCGGCACGTTGCAGAGGGTAGGGGCACAAAAACAGCAGAGGACTCCGATTATTACTTCACAAACGCAATCGCGGGAAAGCATTAGAAGAGCGAAGCTGCTTTTTTTGAAGCAACAATCTCAACG TGTTGTGTCAAAGAAGAAGGCGATGGTTTCACCTATGACTTGTGAACTTCGTAGCACCAAGGGAACTTCTGGGAAGTGCATGAAGCCCAAAAAAGAATCGAAACAGAACGAGAATGCTGCTAAATCAACCATCAAAGCTGCTACTCCTGCACGCTCGAGGTTGATGTCATGTCCCAGAAGACCACTAACCATTCCGAAGGAACCGAATTTCCACGCGGTTCATGTCCCAAAGAGCTGTGCACAGAAGTCGGCTACGCTATTGTGA
- the LOC116195186 gene encoding uncharacterized protein LOC116195186 isoform X1 codes for MGVAALAEETSSNGSGGGGVELYEDIEAPKFVDFTALDHYNPDDRYWFCSRVGCDQKHDDEMDPDEIYKKFVLRVMAARSPNVRLRKALTRKSTNATKCPFSAPPKPSRPRISRLAVLSSISKKLVDGKERTKPIGPITATPNPKTKKIPAVSNALTTPGNKKKRVLKPELFWSVRKPKENTVPLQSGKVVAKALTFQSPKKTVRKKTSSELDASVRKICAGITKLEITGQRKNIFGNENRMLPSDPPKKKLGAREVKSRVYDSLRSQKHKHNENGPSRCMKKKGIETKHMAGVRSATHDGSSGDSSDMEVDSHCVSLQESSAAGSAKSDLFEVPVVQANSDELTREVTLDVETLVPSSEKDATENVLDSARDDGAVSATDKEGSHEVSENDDKENVSALNRNREQNEVPENDNMENASGPDNNRDPSESTMLGKQDTDGKIQKASQKVVQTLKENSANARSAHGGKYVKPRPTNPKPFRLRTDERGILKEANLEKKLLAPLKETSTTVSGFSGGNPLVKKHQNPQKRNGNVPGQSEDESSCQQNKVKIQQDRPRIRSKLSAVSGTLQRVGAQKQQRTPIITSQTQSRESIRRAKLLFLKQQSQRVVSKKKAMVSPMTCELRSTKGTSGKCMKPKKESKQNENAAKSTIKAATPARSRLMSCPRRPLTIPKEPNFHAVHVPKSCAQKSATLL; via the exons ATGGGGGTGGCGGCTCTGGCGGAGGAGACCAGCAGCAACGGCAGTGGCGGAGGAGGAGTTGAGCTCTACGAGGACATCGAGGCCCCCAAGTTCGTGGACTTCACCGCACTCGATCACTACAACCCCGACGACCGCTACTGGTTCTGCTCCCGCGTTG GATGTGATCAAAAGCATGACGATGAGATGGACCCAGATGAAATCTACAAAAAATTTGTCCTCAGG GTTATGGCGGCAAGGAGTCCCAATGTCAGACTTCGCAAAGCGTTAACTCGAAAATCGACCAA TGCAACAAAGTGCCCGTTTTCTGCTCCTCCGAAGCCTTCCAGACCGAGGATATCGAGATTAGCTGTATTATCTTCAATCTCAAAGAAACTGGTGGATGGAAAAGAGAGGACGAAACCCATCGGCCCTATCACTGCAACTCCAAATCCTAAAACAAAGAAGATTCCTGCCGTATCTAATGCATTGACCACTCCAgggaacaagaagaagagagtCTTGAAACCCGAACTCTTTTGGAGTGTTAGGAAGCCGAAAGAGAATACTGTTCCACTGCAATCCGGAAAGGTGGTAGCGAAAGCTCTCACATTTCAATCTCCCAAGAAGACAGTGAGGAAGAAGACATCGTCAGAATTGGACGCATCAGTAAGAAAGATCTGTGCAGGGATAACGAAGCTTGAGATCACTGGCCAAAGGAAGAACATCTTCGGCAACGAGAACAGAATGTTGCCATCAGATCCTCCCAAGAAGAAACTGGGCGCCAGGGAGGTCAAAAGTCGGGTTTATGATTCGTTGAGGTCTCAAAAACACAAGCATAATGAAAATGGGCCTTCTAGATGTATGAAGAAGAAAGGCATCGAAACGAAGCACATGGCAGGTGTACGTTCAGCAACACATGATGGATCTTCAGGTGACTCAAGTGATATGGAAGTGGATTCACATTGTGTGTCTTTACAAGAATCTTCTGCCGCAGGATCCGCTAAGTCGGACTTATTTGAGGTTCCGGTTGTCCAAGCCAATTCGGATGAATTAACCAGGGAGGTAACTCTTGATGTAGAAACGTTAGTGCCAAGTTCAGAGAAGGACGCGACCGAGAATGTCCTCGACAGTGCTCGTGATGACGGTGCCGTAAGTGCTACTGATAAAGAAGGCAGCCATGAGGTCTCAGAGAATGATGACAAAGAAAATGTCTCTGCTCTCAACCGTAACAG AGAGCAAAATGAGGTTCCAGAGAATGACAACATGGAAAATGCCTCAGGTCCAGATAATAACAG AGATCCTTCTGAAAGCACGATGCTTGGCAAGCAAGATACCGATGGAAAGATTCAAAAG GCATCTCAAAAAGTCGTTCAGACTTTGAAAGAGAACTCTGCCAATGCAAGAAGTGCTCATGGTGGAAAGTACGTAAAACCGAGGCCAACCAATCCAAAACCCTTCAGGCTAAGAACTGAT GAAAGGGGAATATTGAAGGAAGCAAATTTGGAGAAAAAGCTCCTTGCACCTTTGAAAGAGACGAGTACGACAGTGTCAGGGTTTTCCGGCGGGAACCCGCTAGTCAAGAAACATCAGAATCCTCAGAAA AGGAATGGAAATGTCCCTGGACAAAGTGAagatgagagcagctgtcagCAGAATAAAGTGAAAATACAGCAGGATAGGCCT AGGATCAGAAGTAAACTCTCGGCCGTCTCCGGCACGTTGCAGAGGGTAGGGGCACAAAAACAGCAGAGGACTCCGATTATTACTTCACAAACGCAATCGCGGGAAAGCATTAGAAGAGCGAAGCTGCTTTTTTTGAAGCAACAATCTCAACG TGTTGTGTCAAAGAAGAAGGCGATGGTTTCACCTATGACTTGTGAACTTCGTAGCACCAAGGGAACTTCTGGGAAGTGCATGAAGCCCAAAAAAGAATCGAAACAGAACGAGAATGCTGCTAAATCAACCATCAAAGCTGCTACTCCTGCACGCTCGAGGTTGATGTCATGTCCCAGAAGACCACTAACCATTCCGAAGGAACCGAATTTCCACGCGGTTCATGTCCCAAAGAGCTGTGCACAGAAGTCGGCTACGCTATTGTGA
- the LOC116195188 gene encoding proline iminopeptidase isoform X2, producing MEPHKEVPEVNRNLYPHIEPYSTGFLKVSDIHTIYWEQSGNPGGYPVVFLHGGPGGGTAPSNRRFFDPEFYRIVLFDQRGAGKSTPHACLEENTTWDLISDTEKLREHLEIPEWQVFGGSWGSTLALAYSQSHPEKVTGLVLRGIFLLRKKELDWFYEGGAAAIYPDAWEPFRDLIPENERQCFISAYSKRLNSDNMDTQYAAARAWTTWEMMTAHLHPNEENIKRGDDDKFSLAFARIENHYFVNKGFFPNDSFLLDNIDKIRHINTVIVQGRYDVCCPMMSAWDLHKAWPEADFRVVQDAGHSANEPGIAAELVAANEKFKNAIKNRGL from the exons ATGGAGCCACATAAGGAAGTACCAGAAGTAAATCGCAATCTTTATCCACACATAGAACCATACAGCACAGGTTTCTTGAAGGTTTCGGACATTCATACAATCTATTGGGAGCAGTCAGGAAATCCGGGTGGATAT CCAGTTGTGTTTCTTCATGGGGGTCCTGGGGGTGGGACAGCTCCAAGTAATCGTAGATTTTTTGACCCCGAGTTTTACCGGATTGTACTATTTGACCAG CGCGGAGCTGGAAAAAGCACACCTCATGCTTGCCTGGAAGAGAACACCACATGGGACCTTATCTCTGACACCGAGAAGCTGAGGGAACATTTGGAAATTCCAGAATGGCAG GTTTTTGGTGGGTCATGGGGAAGTACACTCGCCCTTGCATACAGCCAATCACACCCTGAAAAA gTTACTGGGCTTGTCTTAAGGGGAATATTTCTCTTGCGTAAGAAAGAACTTGATTGGTTTTATGAAGGTGGTGCTGCTGCAATATATCCAGATG CCTGGGAACCATTTCGTGATCTCATTCCTGAAAATGAGAGGCAATGCTTCATTAGTGCCTACAGCAAGAGATTGAACTCTGACAATATGGATACACAG TATGCAGCTGCTAGAGCCTGGACCACGTGGGAAATGATGACTGCGCATCTTCATCCAAATGAAGAGAACATAAAAAGAGGAGATGATGATAAATTTTCGCTA GCATTTGCAAGGATTGAAAATCATTACTTTGTGAACAAGGGATTCTTTCCAAACGATTCATTCCTGCTGGATAATATTGATAAGATCAGGCATATTAACACTGTAATTGTGCAG GGAAGATATGATGTCTGCTGCCCAATGATGTCTGCTTGGGATCTTCATAAAGCATGGCCCGAGGCAGATTTTCGG GTTGTTCAAGATGCAGGGCATTCCGCAAATGAGCCCGGCATAGCAGCAGAGCTCGTGGCTGCAAATGAGAAATTCAAGAATGCTATTAAGAACAGAGGTCTGTGA
- the LOC116195188 gene encoding proline iminopeptidase isoform X1, whose amino-acid sequence MSLLGFSRFISSSPSCSSPSATLGRSSSLFPSLRLLHQPSLHLGRSVFSGKKISNLSVQNLSFKSETSVTEAMEPHKEVPEVNRNLYPHIEPYSTGFLKVSDIHTIYWEQSGNPGGYPVVFLHGGPGGGTAPSNRRFFDPEFYRIVLFDQRGAGKSTPHACLEENTTWDLISDTEKLREHLEIPEWQVFGGSWGSTLALAYSQSHPEKVTGLVLRGIFLLRKKELDWFYEGGAAAIYPDAWEPFRDLIPENERQCFISAYSKRLNSDNMDTQYAAARAWTTWEMMTAHLHPNEENIKRGDDDKFSLAFARIENHYFVNKGFFPNDSFLLDNIDKIRHINTVIVQGRYDVCCPMMSAWDLHKAWPEADFRVVQDAGHSANEPGIAAELVAANEKFKNAIKNRGL is encoded by the exons ATGAGCTTACTAGGGTTCAGCAGAttcatctcttcttctccttcttgttcttctccttcCGCGACCCTCGGGCgctcctcctctctctttccGTCTCTGCGTCTCCTACATCAGCCCTCTTTGCATCTTGGGAGGTCCGTCTTCTCAG GGAAGAAGATATCAAATTTAAGTGTTCAAAACCTTTCCTTTAAGTCTGAGACGTCAGTGACTGAAGCCATGGAGCCACATAAGGAAGTACCAGAAGTAAATCGCAATCTTTATCCACACATAGAACCATACAGCACAGGTTTCTTGAAGGTTTCGGACATTCATACAATCTATTGGGAGCAGTCAGGAAATCCGGGTGGATAT CCAGTTGTGTTTCTTCATGGGGGTCCTGGGGGTGGGACAGCTCCAAGTAATCGTAGATTTTTTGACCCCGAGTTTTACCGGATTGTACTATTTGACCAG CGCGGAGCTGGAAAAAGCACACCTCATGCTTGCCTGGAAGAGAACACCACATGGGACCTTATCTCTGACACCGAGAAGCTGAGGGAACATTTGGAAATTCCAGAATGGCAG GTTTTTGGTGGGTCATGGGGAAGTACACTCGCCCTTGCATACAGCCAATCACACCCTGAAAAA gTTACTGGGCTTGTCTTAAGGGGAATATTTCTCTTGCGTAAGAAAGAACTTGATTGGTTTTATGAAGGTGGTGCTGCTGCAATATATCCAGATG CCTGGGAACCATTTCGTGATCTCATTCCTGAAAATGAGAGGCAATGCTTCATTAGTGCCTACAGCAAGAGATTGAACTCTGACAATATGGATACACAG TATGCAGCTGCTAGAGCCTGGACCACGTGGGAAATGATGACTGCGCATCTTCATCCAAATGAAGAGAACATAAAAAGAGGAGATGATGATAAATTTTCGCTA GCATTTGCAAGGATTGAAAATCATTACTTTGTGAACAAGGGATTCTTTCCAAACGATTCATTCCTGCTGGATAATATTGATAAGATCAGGCATATTAACACTGTAATTGTGCAG GGAAGATATGATGTCTGCTGCCCAATGATGTCTGCTTGGGATCTTCATAAAGCATGGCCCGAGGCAGATTTTCGG GTTGTTCAAGATGCAGGGCATTCCGCAAATGAGCCCGGCATAGCAGCAGAGCTCGTGGCTGCAAATGAGAAATTCAAGAATGCTATTAAGAACAGAGGTCTGTGA
- the LOC116195187 gene encoding uncharacterized protein LOC116195187, which produces MAFKGIRLVPAFLVLSAVLSCLATLGSASDFQQSYPKAISDLKEGIVKGLGFQADEFKISGFDVRDALVGHSVAYELDIEIDNRVLPFKLLEDVHRWEYVDLPIFQVEDPVWAGKENLLVEKQKFDEALPMLAPFQLAGPMELWIQDAKDMRLSLPHDVDAGVLKKVILADGAVVTVKGARSVSLRRPIDLPLPLNRTSDGFASGILNLAEQLRHFARSQTTPILSLRIVGPTSLTSPSAPSSPNNRLKLKRLAPGLVELSSPSSSKALEPLSDVSPSDEATALLTPKHFTTMWPLTSVNGSNQNLVGFEALLASVLGPKAHEEGSFKLLKADVSAQTSVKIGFGVEKKLKAAEVEGIPAWRTKPESVRMHFEVLAKVDGDKVVPERVTQVNPVMIEDTVAPNVLMNNVTMSKVPIVHQPSSPFTL; this is translated from the exons ATGGCTTTTAAAGGGATTCGATTGGTGCCGGCGTTTCTTGTTCTGTCGGCGGTTCTATCGTGTTTGGCAACTCTGGGATCTGCTTCCGATTTTCAGCAGTCCTACCCCAAGGCCATATCG GATTTGAAGGAAGGTATTGTCAAGGGGTTGGGTTTCCAAGCAGATGAATTCAAGATATCAGGGTTTGATGTGAGGGATGCGCTCGTCGGTCACTCTGTGGCTTACGAGCTCGATATAGAGATCGACAACAGGGTCCTTCCCTTCAAGCTATTGGAGGACGTCCACCGCTGGGAATACGTAGATCTGCCCATTTTCCAGGTCGAGGACCCAGTCTGGGCAGGTAAAGAAAACCTTTTGGTTGAGAAGCAGAAATTCGATGAGGCGCTACCCATGTTGGCCCCATTTCAACTCgctggacccatggagttatGGATCCAGGATGCCAAGGATATGAGGCTTTCCCTGCCT CATGATGTTGATGCTGGAGTTTTGAAGAAAGTAATCTTAGCAGATGGAGCTGTGGTTACGGTCAAGGGTGCCCGATCCGTGAGCCTCCGTCGACCAATTGATCTCCCACTTCCACTGAACCGGACGAGCGATGGTTTTGCCTCGGGAATCCTTAATCTAGCCGAGCAACTCCGCCACTTTGCCCGCTCGCAGACCACTCCTATCCTCTCCCTCAGAATAGTGGGCCCAACCTCCCTCACCTCCCCTTCAGCCCCCTCCTCCCCGAACAACAGGCTCAAGCTAAAGCGCCTCGCCCCAGGCCTCGTAGAactctcctctccctcctcctctAAAGCTCTCGAGCCTCTGTCAGATGTCTCCCCCTCCGATGAAGCCACTGCCCTCTTAACCCCTAAGCACTTCACAACAATGTGGCCTCTTACCTCGGTCAATGGCTCGAACCAGAACCTCGTTGGCTTTGAGGCCCTCCTTGCCTCCGTGCTTGGGCCCAAGGCCCACGAGGAGGGCTCCTTCAAGCTACTGAAGGCAGACGTATCAGCCCAGACATCCGTCAAGATCGGGTTCGGAgtggagaagaagctgaagGCCGCAGAGGTGGAGGGAATTCCCGCGTGGAGGACGAAGCCCGAGTCGGTGAGGATGCACTTTGAAGTTCTGGCGAAGGTTGACGGGGACAAGGTGGTGCCAGAGAGAGTCACGCAGGTGAACCCCGTCATGATAGAGGACACGGTGGCGCCGAACGTGCTAATGAACAACGTGACCATGTCTAAGGTCCCAATAGTTCATCAGCCTTCTAGCCCTTTCACCTTATAA
- the LOC116193522 gene encoding transcription factor bHLH25-like, with protein MSNPKSSPPVGLGGKREPLAIFWERDPPSGSFIWKEASSMEISSLRGIPEMGFEDMSFIDQWQMNSIDELSILPLAAAFGGHIQSSFPQPTINFKASMDDSYHRPSKQLKQNSWASCKTEQISTPQAVDSSNIVSFVNSNITSSNSNFGSQNSGILKPKEEEAVCSNSIEKTSSDVMFSQGSCGNQNFVFKACQGGKRISVNDSNRSSQTQDHIMAERKRREKLSQRFIALSALVPDLKRMDKASVLGDTIKYLKQLQERVNTLEEQTRKKTTESVVFVKKSQLFDDVRSCSPSENSSSDLSLSEALPEIEARVSAQDVLIKIHCEKRKGVVEKIVAEVEKLHLTVTNISSMTFGSFALDITIISQMNPDFSLSPKDLVKTLRSALKSFM; from the exons ATGAGCAATCCCAAGTCTTCTCCTCCAGTGGGGCTTGGGGGGAAAAGGGAACCTTTGGCCATTTTCTGGGAGAGG gatcctccaagtggctCTTTCATTTGGAAAGAAGCTTCTTCAATGGAGATATCATCCTTGAGAGGCATCCCTGAAATG GGATTTGAGGATATGAGCTTCATCGATCAGTGGCAGATGAACTCAATCGATGAACTAAGTATACTACCCCTAGCAGCTGCCTTTGGAGGACACATCCAGAGCTCCTTCCCCCAGCCCACTATCAACTTCAAAGCTTCCATGGACGATTCTTACCATAGGCCATCGAAGCAGCTCAAGCAGAACAGCTGGGCTTCATGTAAAACTGAGCAAATATCGACTCCCCAAGCTGTTGATTCTTCGAACATCGTCTCCTTTGTTAATTCAAACATCACAAGCTCGAACTCAAACTTTGGGAGCCAGAATAGTGGCATACTGAAACCTAAGGAAGAGGAGGCGGTGTGCTCTAACAGCATCGAGAAGACCTCTTCCGATGTCATGTTCTCCCAAGGTTCTTGTGGGAACCAGAACTTTGTCTTTAAGGCCTGCCAAGGAGGGAAGAGGATAAGCGTGAACGACAGTAATAGATCTTCTCAGACTCAAGATCACATCATGGCAGAAAGGAAGCGCCGGGAGAAACTCAGTCAGCGTTTTATCGCCCTGTCTGCACTTGTCCCAGACCTCAAAAGG ATGGACAAGGCTTCGGTTCTGGGGGACACAATCAAGTACTTGAAACAACTGCAAGAGAGAGTTAATACACTTGAGGAGCAGACAAGGAAGAAGACTACCGAATCAGTGGTCTTTGTGAAGAAATCACAGCTCTTTGATGATGTAAGAAGTTGTTCCCCGAGTGAGAATTCTTCAAGTGACCTTTCTCTCAGTGAGGCACTGCCTGAAATCGAAGCAAGAGTTTCTGCACAAGATGTCCTGATAAAGATTCACTGCGAGAAGAGGAAGGGAGTGGTGGAGAAGATTGTTGCTGAAGTTGAGAAACTGCACTTGACCGTAACCAATATCAGTTCCATGACGTTTGGGAGTTTCGCCCTCGATATAACCATCATTTCTCAG ATGAATCCCGACTTCTCTCTGTCACCAAAAGATCTTGTGAAGACTCTCCGATCAGCCCTCAAGTCGTTCATGTAA